The following coding sequences are from one Prochlorococcus sp. MIT 1314 window:
- a CDS encoding sulfite exporter TauE/SafE family protein: MLYLLKTIVVNFDYSFYKSISIFLISFFSNTFSAISGGGAGLLQLPGLILFGVPYYQALAAHKLATVALGLGGSLRNYNSLKNDIYVALQILIFGLPGVIFGASIVEFISEQYLYLFLGIISILLALYSFFKSDLGLSSGNIKLNLIHKIRFLIFIFLIGILNGSISSGTGLLITLLLIKTFGMDFLRAISLTFFTVGIFWNLTGAIFLSKIGSVPSNILILLVVGSFTGGYFGAHLSKLNGNTLIKKTFIIVCFCVGISLLIKSIMSFL; the protein is encoded by the coding sequence ATGCTTTATTTATTAAAAACAATAGTAGTTAACTTTGATTATTCTTTTTATAAAAGTATTTCTATATTTTTGATATCCTTTTTCTCTAATACTTTTTCAGCAATTTCTGGAGGTGGAGCAGGCTTACTTCAATTGCCAGGATTGATTTTATTTGGGGTCCCTTATTATCAGGCCCTGGCTGCTCATAAATTAGCAACAGTAGCGTTAGGGCTAGGCGGATCATTAAGAAATTACAACTCTCTAAAAAATGATATTTATGTTGCCTTGCAAATTTTAATTTTTGGATTACCTGGAGTGATTTTTGGTGCTTCTATAGTTGAATTTATTTCAGAACAGTATTTATACTTATTTTTAGGCATAATTTCAATATTATTAGCACTTTACTCATTTTTTAAATCAGATTTAGGGCTATCATCTGGGAATATTAAACTTAATTTAATTCATAAAATTAGATTTTTAATCTTTATTTTCCTTATAGGTATTTTGAATGGTTCTATTTCTTCTGGAACTGGATTGCTAATAACACTACTTTTAATAAAAACATTTGGAATGGATTTTCTTCGTGCTATTAGTTTGACATTCTTTACTGTTGGCATTTTTTGGAATCTTACCGGAGCAATTTTTTTAAGTAAAATAGGGTCCGTTCCTTCCAATATATTAATATTGTTAGTAGTTGGCTCTTTTACCGGAGGATATTTCGGAGCTCATTTATCAAAGTTAAATGGAAATACACTAATTAAAAAGACTTTTATAATAGTGTGTTTTTGTGTTGGTATTAGTTTATTGATTAAATCAATAATGAGTTTTTTGTAA
- a CDS encoding HNH endonuclease — protein MHKQDAIYLDQLCPKISNKIWRESLHKLTKYKCIYCGDPSESLDHVHPKSKGGNSSTRNCVPCCLSCNGQKSDSEVLSWYRNQKFYDPRRSMAIRAWFNDDLKLASVILKNIN, from the coding sequence ATGCACAAACAAGATGCAATTTATCTTGATCAGTTATGTCCCAAGATAAGTAATAAAATTTGGAGAGAGTCACTTCACAAACTTACTAAATATAAATGTATTTATTGCGGTGATCCTTCAGAATCACTTGACCACGTTCATCCAAAGTCAAAAGGGGGAAACAGCAGCACAAGAAATTGCGTGCCTTGTTGTTTATCTTGTAATGGACAGAAATCAGATTCGGAAGTTCTTAGTTGGTATAGAAATCAAAAATTTTACGATCCCAGAAGGTCTATGGCAATACGAGCGTGGTTTAATGATGATTTAAAACTAGCATCAGTTATTTTAAAAAATATAAATTAA
- a CDS encoding josephin, producing the protein MNSPQYLFLASGVKNGEGFWIVEIKNCDENILEDKTILDCYRKELIGNESARDILFAINLNITNLLNELRNKNYLIEKPSMGISFDIPLDLLESIFDFWLDVYKNPEAWETCLGLLKIRKRISLSNLIKSKSLKGNSKKWAVKVEDLHTYLPNSHKFEKINDPMWK; encoded by the coding sequence GTGAATTCACCTCAATATCTATTTCTTGCTAGTGGAGTAAAAAATGGGGAAGGATTTTGGATTGTAGAAATAAAAAATTGTGATGAAAATATTCTTGAAGATAAAACAATTTTAGATTGTTATAGAAAAGAATTAATAGGAAATGAATCCGCAAGAGATATACTTTTCGCTATTAATCTAAATATAACTAATTTATTAAATGAACTAAGAAATAAAAATTATTTAATTGAAAAACCTTCAATGGGGATATCTTTTGATATCCCACTCGATCTCTTGGAAAGTATTTTCGATTTTTGGTTAGATGTATATAAAAATCCAGAAGCCTGGGAAACATGTCTGGGTCTTCTTAAAATTAGAAAAAGAATTTCCTTATCTAACCTAATCAAAAGCAAAAGTCTAAAGGGTAACTCTAAAAAGTGGGCTGTAAAGGTTGAAGATTTGCATACTTATTTACCAAATTCACATAAATTTGAAAAGATAAATGACCCTATGTGGAAATAA
- a CDS encoding phosphoribosyltransferase, producing the protein MISYFSWNEFDKSVEYIANECKLLEFSGIYGVPRGGLCLAVALSHKLKINLISEPIKNSLIVDDIYETGITLNTFKDIEGAVFYVLFSKIPPTWWNTVNISKKKEWIVFPWENTINCKSDRNEYIKKRGLS; encoded by the coding sequence ATGATAAGTTATTTTTCCTGGAACGAATTTGACAAGAGTGTCGAATACATAGCTAACGAGTGTAAACTTTTAGAGTTTTCTGGAATATATGGAGTTCCTCGAGGTGGTTTATGTCTTGCTGTAGCATTAAGTCATAAATTAAAAATAAATTTAATTTCAGAACCAATAAAAAATTCACTAATAGTAGATGATATTTATGAAACTGGTATTACATTAAATACGTTTAAAGATATTGAGGGAGCAGTGTTTTATGTATTATTCAGTAAAATCCCGCCTACATGGTGGAATACTGTAAATATATCGAAAAAAAAAGAATGGATAGTTTTTCCATGGGAAAATACTATAAATTGCAAAAGTGACCGCAACGAATACATCAAAAAAAGAGGTTTGAGTTGA
- a CDS encoding nucleoside 2-deoxyribosyltransferase encodes MKKKLYLANPYGFSKQTNKLLYEFINIFNDLNIEVYEPFERTKQIIKKEGEWAYELAKSNYNDLKKCDCIFAIVNGCPPDEGVMVELGIAIALKKKVFLFRDDFRSCSDSNQYPLNLMLFIGLPRDNWKKFFFESLQDIKSNKKGFVEWARN; translated from the coding sequence TTGAAAAAAAAATTATATTTAGCTAATCCATATGGATTTTCAAAACAGACCAATAAACTCTTATATGAATTTATTAATATTTTCAATGATTTAAATATAGAAGTTTATGAACCTTTTGAGAGGACAAAACAAATCATAAAAAAAGAAGGTGAATGGGCATATGAGCTTGCAAAAAGTAATTATAATGATTTAAAAAAATGCGATTGTATTTTTGCAATCGTTAATGGTTGTCCCCCAGATGAAGGAGTAATGGTTGAACTGGGAATTGCAATTGCTCTTAAAAAGAAAGTTTTTTTATTCAGGGATGATTTCAGAAGTTGTTCTGATAGCAATCAATACCCATTAAATCTTATGTTATTTATTGGACTTCCTAGAGATAATTGGAAAAAGTTTTTTTTTGAATCTCTACAAGATATTAAGAGTAATAAAAAAGGATTTGTGGAATGGGCAAGAAATTAA
- the rpsU gene encoding 30S ribosomal protein S21: MTQVTVGENEGIESALRRFKRQVSKSGIFADLKRLRHHETPIEKYKRKLQQRRKAKRR, translated from the coding sequence TTGACACAAGTTACAGTCGGAGAAAATGAAGGAATTGAGTCTGCCCTCAGAAGATTTAAAAGACAAGTATCTAAATCAGGAATCTTTGCAGATTTAAAAAGACTTAGGCATCATGAAACACCTATTGAAAAATATAAAAGGAAATTGCAACAAAGAAGAAAAGCTAAAAGAAGATAA
- a CDS encoding helix-hairpin-helix domain-containing protein translates to MISKFLSKLKSILFKSSVSSETTLKKEKKQIKSAKNSKTKTKKVNSKKVIETLTTLPGVGAKSAKSLYEAGFKSTKAVIDADEKDLLAVSGVGINLVKKIKNLK, encoded by the coding sequence ATGATTTCTAAATTTTTAAGTAAACTAAAATCAATTCTATTTAAAAGTTCAGTTTCCTCAGAAACTACTTTAAAGAAAGAAAAAAAACAAATTAAGTCAGCAAAAAATTCAAAAACAAAGACCAAAAAAGTTAACTCTAAGAAAGTAATCGAAACCTTAACTACACTACCAGGTGTTGGAGCTAAAAGTGCAAAGTCTTTGTATGAGGCTGGATTTAAATCAACTAAAGCTGTTATTGATGCTGATGAAAAAGATCTACTTGCGGTATCAGGGGTTGGTATAAATCTTGTTAAAAAGATTAAAAATCTCAAATAA
- a CDS encoding uridine kinase: MKLIFISGPSGSGKTTLSNQILVKIKNGIVLSTDNYYKTGLISKVLSKFVQGYFDRSLSFNYKLFKKDFAFIIKNRISIQERSYNFKKKTIKNLLNEKNNIKFLIVEGIFAKDFANNIYSKNVFLLELKINKNDCMRRVINRDSKERGKEKKQAKNDFLKSWDIYIKRSKNKNKKRNINEILITKGTNIDLIIKKIFNYSS; encoded by the coding sequence ATGAAGCTCATATTTATAAGTGGCCCTTCAGGTAGTGGGAAAACAACATTATCTAATCAAATATTAGTAAAAATCAAAAATGGCATTGTTTTAAGTACAGATAATTATTATAAAACAGGACTAATAAGTAAAGTACTCTCAAAATTTGTACAAGGTTATTTCGATAGAAGCTTAAGTTTTAATTACAAGCTTTTTAAAAAAGATTTTGCCTTTATTATTAAGAATAGAATTTCAATTCAAGAACGTTCATATAATTTCAAAAAGAAAACCATTAAAAATTTATTAAACGAGAAAAATAATATTAAATTTTTAATTGTTGAAGGAATTTTTGCCAAAGATTTTGCAAATAATATTTATAGTAAGAATGTTTTTTTATTAGAATTAAAAATCAATAAAAATGATTGTATGAGGCGGGTAATCAATAGAGATTCAAAAGAAAGGGGTAAAGAAAAAAAACAAGCTAAAAATGATTTTCTAAAATCCTGGGATATTTATATTAAGAGATCCAAAAATAAAAATAAAAAGAGAAATATAAATGAGATTCTTATTACAAAAGGCACTAATATTGATCTTATAATTAAAAAAATATTTAATTATAGTTCATAA